Within the Solwaraspora sp. WMMA2056 genome, the region TGGCCGCCCGGCACGGGGTGCGGGTGGTGGTCGACGAGATCCACGCGCCGATGACCGCCTCCGGCGTGACGTTCGTGCCGTACCTGTCGGTGCCCGGCACCGACGACGGCCTGACGCTGATCTCCGGTTCGAAGGGCTGGAACCTCGCCGGGCTCAAGGCCGCCCTCGCGGTCGCCGGGCCGGCCGCCGCCACCGACCTGGCCCGGCTGCCGCAGGAGGTCGGCCACGGGGTCAACCACCTCGGGGTCATCGCCCACACGGCGGCGTTCCGCGACGGCGGCGACTGGCTGGACACCGTACGGGCGGCGGTGGACGCCAACCGGCGGCTGCTCGCCGACCTGCTGACGGCCCACCTGCCGCAGGTGCGGTACGCACCGGGTCAGGCGACGTTCCTGGCCTGGCTGGACTGTCGTGGCCTCGGGCTCGGTGGAGATCCGGCGGCGGTGTTCCTCGACCGGGGGCGGGTGGCGCTCAGCTCGGGCATGGACTTCGGTGCCGGCGGCACCGGCCACGCCCGGTTCAACCTGGCCGCCGCCCCCGACACGATCGCCGAGGCGGTACGCCGGATGGCGGCGGCCGTCGGCTGAGTCACCACGGTTCGGGGATGACCAGCGCGAGGCAGCGCTGGGTCCCGGAGGTGGGCTGGTAGCAGGCGGAGGCCTCCAGGTTGTAGGTGTGGTCGAAGCGGCTGAACGAGGCGGTGCCGCCGTTGGTGCAGGTGCCGCCGCTGGTGGTCGTGCCGCCGGTGACCCGGCCGGTGGCGCAGCCGGCCGACGTGGCGGTCTTCTGCACGGTGTTCAGCGAGGAGCGCTGGTCGAACG harbors:
- a CDS encoding aminotransferase class I/II-fold pyridoxal phosphate-dependent enzyme, which codes for MTTARQGPWVPLDRARQRTSIKWRMYPPDVLPVWVAEMDVDPAGPIVEAIDAAVRAGDLGYATGAGYAEAVAGFAATRWGWDGLHPARTAIVPDVMLGAVEMLKLVTGPGDTVVVNPPVYPPFYGFLRNLDRPVREAPLGSDGRLDLDVLAEAFTAARAGGRRAAYLLCSPHNPTGTVHTAAELAAVADLAARHGVRVVVDEIHAPMTASGVTFVPYLSVPGTDDGLTLISGSKGWNLAGLKAALAVAGPAAATDLARLPQEVGHGVNHLGVIAHTAAFRDGGDWLDTVRAAVDANRRLLADLLTAHLPQVRYAPGQATFLAWLDCRGLGLGGDPAAVFLDRGRVALSSGMDFGAGGTGHARFNLAAAPDTIAEAVRRMAAAVG